In one bacterium genomic region, the following are encoded:
- a CDS encoding alpha/beta fold hydrolase, which translates to AIHYEDHGPREAGPLVLIHAFPLNLTMWNAQIQALSAERRVIAYDLRGHGESDVGDGQYTIELFVDDLIALLDHLRIDTTAVCGLSLGGYIALRALERHPERFNALVLCDTRSEADSDEAKIKRSAGLRLLKEKGVPSFAEEFVKPAFAPETFKTNPEIVHTTKGMILKNSPLGIGGALLALASRTDTTESLKRINIPTLVLVGEKDQITPPSAALSLKEKIPNAQMHVIPTAGHLSNLENPAEFNQRLAAFCREIP; encoded by the coding sequence GCCATTCACTACGAGGATCACGGCCCCAGGGAGGCGGGGCCCCTTGTCCTCATCCACGCCTTTCCCCTCAACCTCACCATGTGGAACGCTCAAATTCAGGCCCTTTCCGCGGAACGCCGTGTGATTGCCTACGACCTCCGAGGGCATGGGGAAAGCGATGTCGGCGATGGGCAGTACACGATCGAGCTCTTTGTGGACGACCTGATCGCCTTGCTGGATCATCTGCGGATCGACACGACGGCGGTCTGCGGCCTCTCCCTCGGGGGCTACATCGCCCTGCGCGCCCTTGAGAGGCATCCGGAGCGTTTTAACGCCCTTGTTCTGTGCGACACGCGAAGCGAGGCGGATTCCGACGAAGCGAAGATCAAGCGCTCGGCGGGCCTAAGACTTCTCAAAGAGAAAGGGGTTCCGTCGTTTGCGGAGGAATTCGTCAAACCGGCCTTTGCGCCGGAGACGTTCAAGACAAATCCCGAGATCGTCCACACGACCAAGGGGATGATCCTGAAGAATTCGCCCCTGGGAATCGGGGGCGCCCTGCTGGCCTTGGCTTCCCGGACCGATACGACGGAATCGTTGAAACGAATCAACATTCCGACCCTCGTCCTGGTCGGCGAGAAGGATCAGATCACCCCGCCCTCAGCGGCTCTCTCCCTGAAAGAGAAAATACCGAACGCGCAGATGCACGTCATTCCGACCGCGGGGCATTTAAGCAATTTGGAAAATCCAGCGGAATTTAATCAAAGGCTCGCCGCATTCTGTAGGGAAATCCCCTAG